From the Theobroma cacao cultivar B97-61/B2 chromosome 2, Criollo_cocoa_genome_V2, whole genome shotgun sequence genome, one window contains:
- the LOC18608868 gene encoding putative pentatricopeptide repeat-containing protein At5g13230, mitochondrial — translation MIRLFTCRALQPSNIYAIRRQINPLLCSSLCGFSAQAAKQTQQSPTFINEPCSCFNSHAYGALLLPCIQNDDPISAMGLHSEILKRGNCLDLFATNILLNMYVKAQLLSEAEILFDEMPERNTISFVTLIQGYTQSLQFVEAVGLFTRLHREGHELNPFVFTSILKVLVSMEWAELGWNFHACIYKLGHESNAFVGTALIDTYSVCGCVDFAREVFDGVRCKDMVTWTGMVACYAENDFFEEALEVFSHMRLIGFKPNNFTFAGVFKACIGLEAFDVAKGVHGCVLKARYEHDIYVGVALLELYTKSGNIGNAQRVFEEIPKKDVIPWSFMISRFAQSNQSEVAVSLFCRMRRAFVVPNQFTFASALQACATMGDIELGKQMHGLVHKVGLDLDVFVSNAVMDVYAKCGRIEDSMQLFEKSINRNDVSWNIMIVGYVRCGDAVKALGLFLEMLENRVLATEVTYSSVLCASASLAALELGTQIHSLAIKTNYAKNTVVDNALIDMYSKCGRIRDARLVFDIMNERDEVSWNAMISGYSMHGLGIEALKIFQMMQDRGYKPNTLTFVGVLSACSNSGLFYQGQDYFTSMVQDYGIEPCIEHYSCMVWLLGRSGHLYKAAKLIEEIPFEPSVMVWRALLGACIIHNNVELGRLSAQRILEREPRDEATHVLLSNMYAIARRWENVSAIRQSMKKKGMKKEPGLSWVENHGRVHYFSVGDTSHPDMKVINGILEWLNMRTRRAGFVPNCHAVLLDVEDKEKEHLLWVHSERLALAFAMFRTPSGSQIRIIKNLRICVDCHAAMKLISKIVQRDIIIRDMNRFHHFQNGICSCGDYW, via the coding sequence ATGATCAGATTGTTTACTTGTAGAGCATTGCAACCATCTAATATTTATGCTATACGCCGACAAATCAACCCTTTGCTATGTTCTTCACTTTGCGGATTCTCAGCCCAAGCAGCCAAGCAAACCCAGCAAAGTCCAACTTTTATAAACGAACCATGCTCGTGCTTCAATTCTCACGCCTACGGAGCTTTGCTTCTACCTTGTATCCAAAACGATGACCCCATTTCAGCAATGGGTCTTCACTCTGAGATCCTGAAGAGAGGTAACTGCTTAGACTTGTTTGCCACCAACATTCTTTTGAATATGTATGTTAAAGCTCAATTATTGTCTGAGGCGGAAATACTGTTCGATGAAATGCCGGAGAGAAACACGATTTCTTTTGTGACTTTGATTCAAGGGTACACGCAGAGTTTGCAATTTGTTGAAGCTGTCGGGTTGTTTACTAGGTTACATAGGGAAGGTCATGAGCTTAACCCATTTGTTTTTACTTCGATATTGAAGGTGCTTGTCAGCATGGAATGGGCAGAGTTAGGTTGGAACTTTCATGCTTGCATTTATAAGCTTGGCCATGAATCGAATGCCTTCGTTGGAACTGCTTTAATTGACACATATTCTGTTTGTGGGTGTGTTGATTTCGCAAGAGAAGTTTTTGATGGGGTTAGATGCAAAGATATGGTTACTTGGACTGGAATGGTGGCATGTTATGCGgagaatgatttttttgaagagGCATTGGAGGTTTTTTCTCATATGAGGTTGATCGGTTTCAAGCCAAACAATTTTACTTTTGCTGGTGTTTTTAAGGCTTGTATTGGACTTGAAGCATTTGATGTCGCTAAAGGTGTTCATGGGTGCGTTTTAAAAGCTCGTTATGAGCATGATATCTACGTAGGAGTTGCATTGCTTGAATTGTATACCAAGTCCGGGAACATTGGCAATGCTCAACGAGTTTTTGAGGAGATACCTAAAAAAGATGTTATTCCTTGGAGTTTCATGATTTCACGGTTTGCACAGAGTAACCAGAGTGAAGTGGCTGTTAGTCTGTTTTGTCGAATGAGGCGAGCTTTTGTGGTGCCTAATCAATTCACATTTGCTAGTGCACTTCAAGCTTGTGCAACTATGGGGGATATTGAGTTAGGGAAGCAAATGCATGGTCTTGTGCACAAGGTTGGTCTTGACTTAGATGTGTTTGTATCAAATGCTGTTATGGATGTTTATGCTAAGTGTGGAAGGATTGAGGATTCAATGCAACTGTTTGAGAAATCAATAAATAGGAATGATGTCTCTTGGAACATCATGATTGTTGGCTACGTTCGCTGTGGGGATGCTGTGAAGGCATTGGGTTTGTTCTTGGAAATGCTTGAAAACCGAGTACTTGCAACTGAAGTAACATACTCCAGCGTCCTTTGTGCTTCTGCCAGTCTGGCAGCATTGGAGCTAGGAACTCAAATTCACTCGTTAGCTATCAAAACAAATTATGCCAAGAACACTGTAGTTGATAATGCTTTGATTGATATGTATTCCAAGTGTGGAAGAATCAGAGATGCCCGTCTAGTGTTTGACATAATGAATGAACGAGATGAAGTTTCATGGAATGCTATGATCTCAGGGTATTCTATGCATGGGCTAGGTATAGAggctttaaaaatatttcagaTGATGCAAGACAGAGGGTATAAACCAAACACTTTAACTTTTGTTGGTGTGCTATCAGCATGTAGCAACTCAGGACTATTTTATCAAGGACAAGATTATTTTACATCTATGGTTCAAGATTATGGCATTGAGCCATGCATTGAGCATTATTCTTGTATGGTCTGGCTTTTGGGGAGGTCAGGTCATCTTTACAAGGCTGCCAAGTTGATTGAGGAAATCCCATTTGAGCCTAGTGTTATGGTGTGGCGTGCGTTGCTTGGAGCTTGTATCATTCATAATAATGTTGAGCTTGGGAGATTGTCTGCACAACGCATTCTTGAGAGGGAACCCCGAGATGAAGCAACCCATGTGCTATTGTCGAACATGTATGCTATTGCAAGGAGATGGGAGAATGTCAGTGCCATTAGGCAAagcatgaaaaagaaaggaatgaaGAAGGAACCTGGTTTGAGTTGGGTTGAGAACCATGGAAGAGTACATTATTTCAGTGTGGGTGACACTTCTCATCCTGACATGAAGGTGATAAATGGGATCTTGGAATGGTTGAACATGCGAACAAGGAGGGCAGGCTTTGTTCCTAATTGTCACGCCGTTTTGCTTGATGTAGAGGATAAAGAAAAGGAACATCTCTTGTGGGTACACAGTGAAAGGTTAGCTCTGGCTTTTGCAATGTTTAGAACACCATCTGGAAGCCAAATCCGTATAATTAAGAACCTCCGAATATGTGTGGATTGCCATGCTGCAATGAAACTAA
- the LOC18608870 gene encoding protein TIFY 9 isoform X2 gives MSRATVELDFFGMEKESSCKSQFQRFLDRRRSFRGLQGAISKMNPELIKSVIASGLTNQGQENVNPIDSNKSFSVPSSPKEAQSLLPTLPVLSPVARATSEKGPETAPLTIFYKGTVSIFNVPRDKAESILKLAVEGSSKNAELTKSEVATPSSDQRQLLETLNGDLPIARKKSLQRFLDKRRERLTCASPYGC, from the exons ATGTCCAGAGCTACCGTTGAGCTGGATTTCTTCGGAATGGAGAAAGAGAGCTCCTGCAAATCCCAGTTCCAGAGATTCCTCGATCGCCGTCGAAGCTTCCGAG GTCTTCAAGGTGCCATTTCCAAGATGAATCCCGAGCTTATCAAATCTGTGATTGCCTCTGGTTTGACGAACCAGGGTCAGGAAAATGTGAATCCCATTGATTCGAACAAGTCTTTTTCGGTGCCTTCGAGCCCTAAGGAAGCTCAGAGTCTCCTTCCTACTTTACCTGTTCTTAGTCCTGTAGCCAG GGCTACTTCTGAGAAGGGTCCTGAAACAGCTCCCTTGACGATTTTCTACAAGGGAACGGTTTCCATATTCAATGTACCTCGAGACAAG GCGGAGAGCATCTTGAAACTTGCGGTTGAAGGAAGCTCCAAAAATGCTGAATTAACAAAGTCAGAAGTTGCAACTCCTTCAAGCGATCAACGACAGCTGCTGGAAACTCTTAATGGAG ATTTGCCGATTGCTCGGAAAAAGTCTTTGCAGAGATTTCTGGACAAGCGCAGAGAGAG GTTGACTTGTGCATCCCCTTATGGTTGCTAG
- the LOC18608870 gene encoding protein TIFY 9 isoform X1 → MSRATVELDFFGMEKESSCKSQFQRFLDRRRSFRGLQGAISKMNPELIKSVIASGLTNQGQENVNPIDSNKSFSVPSSPKEAQSLLPTLPVLSPVARATSEKGPETAPLTIFYKGTVSIFNVPRDKAESILKLAVEGSSKNAELTKSEVATPSSDQRQLLETLNGDLPIARKKSLQRFLDKRRERNVMDLNLDQVKA, encoded by the exons ATGTCCAGAGCTACCGTTGAGCTGGATTTCTTCGGAATGGAGAAAGAGAGCTCCTGCAAATCCCAGTTCCAGAGATTCCTCGATCGCCGTCGAAGCTTCCGAG GTCTTCAAGGTGCCATTTCCAAGATGAATCCCGAGCTTATCAAATCTGTGATTGCCTCTGGTTTGACGAACCAGGGTCAGGAAAATGTGAATCCCATTGATTCGAACAAGTCTTTTTCGGTGCCTTCGAGCCCTAAGGAAGCTCAGAGTCTCCTTCCTACTTTACCTGTTCTTAGTCCTGTAGCCAG GGCTACTTCTGAGAAGGGTCCTGAAACAGCTCCCTTGACGATTTTCTACAAGGGAACGGTTTCCATATTCAATGTACCTCGAGACAAG GCGGAGAGCATCTTGAAACTTGCGGTTGAAGGAAGCTCCAAAAATGCTGAATTAACAAAGTCAGAAGTTGCAACTCCTTCAAGCGATCAACGACAGCTGCTGGAAACTCTTAATGGAG ATTTGCCGATTGCTCGGAAAAAGTCTTTGCAGAGATTTCTGGACAAGCGCAGAGAGAG GAATGTGATGGATCTCAACCTGGATCAAGTAAAAGCCTAA